In one window of Arachis ipaensis cultivar K30076 chromosome B06, Araip1.1, whole genome shotgun sequence DNA:
- the LOC107645202 gene encoding protein NETWORKED 1D, whose product MAAALSHSDSDSKRKYSWWWDSHISPKNSKWLQENLTDMDVKVKQMIKLIEEDADSFARRAEMYYKKRPELMKLVEEFYRAYRALAERYDHATGVIRQAHRTMAEAFPNQVPPVPADDLPLVSSTETEPHTPVTPHHSHGLFDQHGAPNYEPDTAISKMGLKQLNDLFMLGEDASHVKHLEGRAKRGLTFLDSEETNGLKNGSHDNGSQGLSESERMTKAETEILALKKALAKLESEKEAGLLQYQQSLERLSNLESEVSNARENSQGLDERASKAEAEVQTLKEALVVLQAEREANLFQYQQCLEKISTLELSISSAHDDVRELNDRAIKAETETESLKHDLARIETEKEAAVARNNHSLDSLSKLEERLEEAEENARRLNEEANIARSEVEALKLDIAKLTEEKEDAALRYEQCLEIISSLKHKLSCAEKEVYKLKSKIADEAEKLKSSEQKCLHLETSNLSLQSELQSLTQKISSQSEEFSEKQKELSRLWTSIQEERLRFIDAETAFQTLQNLHSKSQDDLRSLAAVVHNMESQNQALEDEVHRVKEENKILDDVKLSSSLTIKNLENEILNLRATIKKLEQEVGLRVDERNALQQEIYCLKEELNGVNKRHESMMEDVRSTGLDTQDFASSAKKLQDENSKLKEACKVNQDEKASLLQRLEIMEQLLEKNSVMEISLSNLNAELEAVREKVKVLEETCQSLLAENSTLAAEKATLFSQLQTTAENLEKLSEKNKILESSLCDVNAELEGLRVKSKILEDSCQSLDHEKSSLSSEKEYLISQLTVAHQTLEDLEKQRTELELKHLDLKLERESALQKVEELLVSLYAEREENSRVVQLNEDNLAEKEFMIHILQEDANHWKGEYDKEVEGAVHAQMEIFILQKSIMDLEQKNFSLLVESQRLLEASKMSDRLISKVENDNVQKQVDENSMSEKIKILRIGLLQISKTLDINSENTCEDIIENQELLNHIHSKLEETQDCFFTACNESEKIAIENSVLVTFLRQLKSKAENLVTERDTLDEELRTQSKEFLALQTDVKNILEKNEDLKLTIRRGEQKMKVMATEIENLCKQLSELEEAHKNIQEESCKTSEEKSTLLRRFLDLAEEKSNLEEEICAMIHETVAQSNLSLIYQNIIFEKLLALKELSEDLERLCSVNTNLEERLKTMASEMEDLKIGNSHLKESFVVSNIELQLVESVNDQLNSQVRIGKQLLSQKEKEILKAAEMFSALRDEKTELQRMVEHLKIKYDEARRLLEHQASQILELSSEKDRQDQELGCLCEVNQKLEAEMRHLQQELRKTKLREQELSYELQKGTREIQQWETHAASLFSGLQISAVNEALLEGKVHELAEACQNLERRSNFKGMESERLKERVNELEGENGRLQRQLAAYVPAVSALNDCITSLEMHTLLPAKSIDYKQSKVQNLVNQKCTSGRQTGVYQDTTAPSLPDFQDMQKRINAIEGAVKQMNESFNPKTEMREIQELKPGISRRQVNIQPNWHAVQMDEAKERRGGSFREHKTGKSVPDIPITEIECLPKDIMLDQMAECSSFGVSRRGTLESDEQLLELWETANRDGTIGLKVSNSQRMAAAPAGYRRQGSIKELKNRYPSAHFFTEKELSVDKVEVPRSSTQSREEGNRRKVLEKLDSDAQKLTNLEITVQDLIKRIEISEKSTRGKDVEYDNVKEQLEAAQESITKLFDANHKLVKSVQGGALSSAGRSSTDSDESGGVRRMRISARARRGSEKIGRLQLEVQRLQFLLLKLNEEKQARGKTVVDDPNSRVLLRDYLYGQTRIKYQLRKKKKAHFCACIQPPTKGD is encoded by the exons ATGGCTGCGGCTCTGTCACATTCTGATTCTGACTCTAAGAGGAAATATTCATGGTGGTGGGACAGTCACATAAGCCCCAAGAACTCCAAATGGCTCCAAGAAAATCTCACAG ATATGGATGTCAAGGTGAAGCAAATGATTAAGCTTATTGAAGAGGATGCAGATTCCTTTGCTAGAAGGGCTGAAATGTATTATAAGAAACGGCCGGAGCTTATGAAATTGGTTGAAGAGTTTTACCGTGCATACCGGGCATTGGCAGAGAGATATGATCATGCAACCGGAGTAATTCGCCAGGCTCATCGTACCATGGCTGAAGCATTTCCTAATCAAGTGCCTCCAGTACCAGCAGATGATTTGCCTTTAGTTTCTTCCACAGAGACTGAGCCACACACACCGGTGACGCCTCACCATTCACATGGATTATTTGACCAACATGGAGCTCCTAATTATGAACCTGATACTGCTATAAGCAAAATGGGTCTAAAACAGCTCAATGATCTCTTCATGTTAGGAGAAGATGCAAGTCATGTGAAGCATTTGGAAGGGCGTGCTAAAAGGGGCCTCACTTTTCTTGATTCAGAGGAGACTAATGGGTTAAAGAATGGAAGCCATGACAATGGAAGTCAAGGCTTATCCGAGTCTGAACGAATGACTAAAGCCGAGACAGAAATTTTGGCCTTAAAGAAAGCTCTTGCTAAATTGGAAAGTGAAAAGGAAGCTGGATTGCTTCAGTATCAGCAGAGTTTGGAGAGATTGTCCAATCTGGAATCAGAAGTGTCTAATGCAAGGGAGAATTCTCAAGGACTTGACGAACGCGCGAGCAAAGCTGAAGCCGAAGTCCAGACCTTGAAGGAAGCCCTTGTTGTATTGCAGGCAGAAAGAGAAGCCAATCTTTTTCAGTACCAGCAGTGCTTGGAGAAAATATCTACTCTGGAGCTAAGCATCTCTTCTGCTCATGATGATGTAAGAGAACTTAATGATCGCGCTATTAAAGCTGAAACTGAAACCGAATCCCTTAAGCATGACCTTGCTAGAATAGAAACTGAAAAAGAAGCTGCAGTTGCCCGAAATAACCACTCCTTGGATTCATTGTCAAAACTGGAGGAGAGATTAGAAGAAGCTGAAGAGAATGCAAGGAGATTGAATGAGGAAGCTAATATAGCTAGAAGTGAAGTTGAGGCGTTGAAGTTGGATATTGCTAAACTTACTGAAGAGAAAGAAGATGCAGCCCTTCGATACGAGCAATGCTTGGAGATAATTTCCAGTTTGAAGCATAAACTCTCATGTGCTGAAAAGGAGGTGTATAAGCTAAAATCGAAGATAGCTGATGAGGCTGAGAAGTTAAAAAGTTCTGAACAGAAGTGTCTTCACCTGGAAACATCAAATCTGTCTCTGCAATCCGAATTGCAGTCATTAACACAGAAGATAAGTTCCCAAAGTGAAGAATTTAGTGAAAAGCAGAAGGAATTGAGTAGACTTTGGACTAGCATACAAGAGGAACGGTTGCGATTTATTGACGCTGAGACTGCTTTCCAAACTCTCCAGAATTTACATTCTAAATCACAGGATGATCTTAGATCTCTTGCAGCCGTGGTCCATAATATGGAGTCCCAAAATCAAGCTTTAGAGGATGAAGTTCACAGGGTCAAGGAGGAAAACAAAATTCTAGATGATGTCAAATTGTCTTCATCCTTGACCATAAAGAATTTGGAGAATGAGATATTGAACTTGAGGGCGACAATCAAGAAACTTGAACAGGAGGTTGGACTGCGAGTCGATGAAAGAAATGCTCTTCAACAGGAAATTTATTGTCTCAAAGAGGAGCTTAATGGTGTGAATAAAAGGCATGAATCCATGATGGAGGATGTAAGGTCAACTGGCTTAGACACACAAGACTTTGCCTCATCCGCAAAGAAATTGCAAGATGAGAACTCAAAGCTGAAGGAGGCATGCAAGGTAAATCAAGATGAGAAAGCATCTCTTCTGCAAAGACTGGAAATCATGGAACAGCTGTTGGAGAAAAATTCTGTTATGGAGATTTCTCTTTCAAATTTGAATGCTGAGCTGGAGGCTGTCAGAGAAAAGGTAAAGGTATTAGAAGAAACTTGCCAATCTTTGCTTGCTGAGAATTCCACTCTCGCTGCGGAGAAGGCAACCTTGTTTTCTCAGTTACAAACCACAGCTGAAAATCTGGAGAAACTCTCAGAGAAGAACAAGATTTTAGAAAGTTCACTATGTGATGTGAATGCTGAGCTAGAAGGATTAAGGGTAAAGTCAAAGATCTTAGAAGACTCTTGCCAGTCACTTGATCATGAGAAGTCCAGTCTCTCCTCTGAAAAAGAATACTTGATTTCACAATTGACAGTGGCTCATCAAACACTAGAAGATCTCGAGAAACAACGCACCGAACTTGAACTGAAGCATCTGGATCTAAAGTTGGAAAGGGAGTCCGCACTTCAAAAGGTTGAAGAGCTGCTGGTTTCCTTATATGCCGAAAGAGAAGAGAATTCTCGAGTTGTGCAGTTGAATGAAGATAATTTGGCTGAGAAGGAATTCATGATTCATATTCTCCAAGAAGATGCCAATCACTGGAAAGGGGAATATGACAAGGAAGTAGAAGGGGCTGTCCATGCTCAAATGGAAATTTTCATCTTGCAGAAAAGCATCATGGATCTGGAGCAAAAGAATTTTTCACTGCTAGTAGAGAGTCAGAGACTCTTGGAGGCATCCAAAATGTCTGATAGATTGATATCGAAAGTGGAGAATGACAATGTTCAAAAGCAGGTTGATGAGAACTCCATGTCagagaaaattaaaatactaagGATCGGGCTGCTTCAGATATCGAAGACTCTTGACATTAACAGTGAGAACACGtgtgaagatattattgaaaatcAGGAGCTTCTGAACCATATACATAGCAAACTTGAGGAGACACAAGATTGTTTCTTCACAGCTTGCAATGAAAGTGAGAAAATTGCCATTGAGAATTCAGTTCTTGTCACATTCCTCAGGCAATTGAAATCAAAAGCAGAAAATCTTGTGACAGAAAGGGATACCCTTGATGAGGAGTTGAGGACCCAGTCTAAGGAGTTCTTGGCACTGCAAACGGATGTCAAAAATATACTGGAGAAGAATGAGGACCTGAAGTTGACAATAAGAAGGGGAGAACAGAAAATGAAAGTGATGGCGACTGAAATCGAGAATCTATGCAAACAGCTGTCAGAATTGGAAGAGGCTCACAAGAACATACAAGAAGAAAGTTGCAAAACATCTGAGGAGAAAAGTACTCTGTTGAGAAGATTTCTAGATCTGGCGGAAGAGAAAAGTAACTTGGAAGAAGAAATCTGTGCAATGATTCATGAGACAGTAGCTCAATCTAATCTTTCTCTGATTTATCAGAACATCATCTTTGAAAAACTCCTAGCACTTAAGGAGCTGAGTGAAGATCTTGAAAGACTATGTTCGGTAAATACCAACCTTGAGGAGAGATTGAAAACAATGGCATCTGAAATGGAAGATCTGAAGATTGGAAATTCACATCTGAAAGAGTCATTTGTGGTGTCAAACATTGAACTACAACTAGTTGAATCTGTCAATGATCAACTAAATTCTCAGGTTAGAATTGGAAAGCAATTGTTGTCTCAGAAGGAAAAAGAGATTCTGAAAGCCGCAGAGATGTTTAGTGCTTTACGCGATGAGAAAACAGAATTGCAGAGAATGGTGGAACATCTTAAGATCAAGTATGATGAGGCCAGGCGATTACTTGAACACCAAGCTAGCCAAATTTTGGAATTGTCATCGGAGAAGGATCGCCAAGATCAAGAGCTTGGATGCCTTTGTGAAGTGAATCAGAAGTTGGAGGCTGAAATGAGGCATCTGCAGCAAGAACTTAGGAAAACTAAACTTAGGGAGCAGGAGCTCAGTTATGAACTACAAAAAGGAACAAGGGAGATACAGCAATGGGAAACTCATGCTGCCTCCCTTTTTTCCGGACTACAAATTTCTGCTGTCAACGAGGCGTTACTTGAAGGGAAGGTCCATGAGCTAGCTGAAGCATGTCAGAATCTTGAACGCAGAAGCAACTTCAAGGGTATGGAAAGTGAAAGGCTGAAAGAAAGAGTTAATGAGTTAGAAGGCGAAAATGGAAGACTACAGCGTCAGTTGGCTGCTTATGTTCCTGCTGTCAGTGCTTTGAATGATTGCATAACATCCCTGGAGATGCACACTCTCTTACCTGCAAAATCTATTGACTACAAACAATCAAAG GTTCAGAATTTGGTAAATCAGAAGTGCACTAGTGGTCGGCAAACTGGTGTTTATCAGGATACTACTGCACCATCACTTCCAGATTTCCAAGACATGCAGAAAAGGATCAATGCAATTGAAGGGGCTGTTAAACAGATGAATGAAAGCTTCAATCCCAAGACTGAAATGAGAGAGATTCAAGAGTTAAAACCTGGAATCAGCAGGCGCCAAGTGAATATTCAACCAAATTGGCATGCTGTTCAGATGGATGAAGCAAAGGAGCGTCGGGGTGGATCCTTTCGCGAACATAAGACAGGGAAGTCAGTGCCAGATATCCCCATAACAGAGATTGAGTGTCTGCCGAAAGACATCATGCTTGATCAAATGGCTGAATGTTCATCTTTTGGTGTTAGTAGGAGAGGAACTCTTGAATCGGATGAACAGTTGCTGGAGTTGTGGGAAACTGCTAACAGGGATGGCACAATTGGCCTGAAAGTCAGCAACTCTCAGAGGATGGCCGCTGCACCTGCTGGCTACCGTCGCCAGGGATCAATCAAGGAACTGAAAAACAGATATCCTTCAGCACATTTCTTCACTGAGAAGGAATTGAGTGTGGACAAAGTAGAGGTCCCAAGAAGTTCAACACAGTCACGTGAAGAAGGCAACAGGAGAAAGGTTTTAGAAAAACTTGATTCTGATGCTCAGAAGTTGACAAATCTTGAAATTACTGTACAAGATTTGATCAAGAGGATTGAAATTAGTGAGAAGAGCACAAGAGGAAAAGATGTTGAGTATGACAATGTGAAAGAGCAGCTAGAAGCTGCTCAGGAGTCCATCACAAAGCTATTTGATGCCAACCACAAGTTGGTCAAGAGTGTCCAAGGTGGTGCCTTGTCCTCTGCTGGGAGGTCCTCAACAGATTCAGATGAGAGTGGTGGTGTCAGAAGGATGAGAATTTCGGCACGGGCTCGGAGAGGATCTGAAAAGATAGGACGGCTGCAGTTGGAGGTGCAAAGACTGCAATTTTTGCTGCTGAAGTTGAACGAAGAAAAACAAGCCAGGGGGAAGACAGTGGTTGATGATCCAAATTCGAGAGTCCTTTTGCGAGATTATCTCTATGGTCAGACAAGAATCAAGTACCagttgaggaagaagaagaaagcgcACTTCTGTGCATGCATACAACCTCCTACTAAGGGAGATTGA